Part of the Vicinamibacterales bacterium genome, GCCGGATGGCCAGACAGCGGAATCACTCCGCGAGTGATTCTGGGGACGGACGTTCGGATGCGAGGCGTCGGGGGAGGACCTCCTGCAGGACGTGGCTGTTCTCGTCGAATTGACCGACGAAGAACTTGTCGAGCGATCAGTCGGTGGCGACACCGACAGCTTCAACCAGCTCATCAAGAGGTGGGAGAGGCCGATTTTTGCCCTTGCGTACCGCACGATAGGCCGTGAAGACGATGCGCGGGATGTGTGCCAGGAGACATTTCTCCGCGCCTTTCGTGGACTGGGCGGCTTCAAGGGGCAGGCGAAGTTCTCGTCCTGGCTGTATCGGATAGCCCTCAACCTGTGTCGTGACTGGATGCGTCGCGAGCGCAGGGCGCCGGTGGTGGCCACTCCGGACGGGGTGGACCTGGTCGAACTGGCCGGCGAGGGTGAGGGGGTCGAACGCCTGGACGACAAGGTCGTGCGGCTGGACCTCAGCCGAGCGGTTGCCAGGGCGATGCGGCAGTTGCCAGAGGATCAGCGAACGGCCGTCCTCCTGAAGGAGTACCACGGACTGACCTTTCAGGAGATCGCGGACATGCTCGGATGCCCGCTGAGCACCGTGAAGACCCGACTCTACCAGGGGCTCACGGTCCTGCGGCGGGAACTCGAGAGCAAGGGTATAGGGTCGGCCGTCCTGGGTGGGGCCGGGACGGTCGGATCGAGGACGTCCGGACTGCGACAGGCGACGAAGAGGGTGGTATGACTGACGGTTTCAGCTGCGCGGACAAGGAGACATTGGTCTCGTACGTCTACGGCGAGTGCGACGCGGCGACCCGGGATCAGGTCGATGCGCACCTGGCCGTGTGTCCGGAGTGCACGGACGAGATTCGTGGCTTCGGCCTGGTGCGGACCACGCTGGCGGAGTGGACGCCACCGGCGCGCGCGGTCGGCTTCCGCCTGGTGCGCGACGAGGCCATCGAAGCCGCGCCGGCTTCGGCACACGTTCTGCGCCCGCCTCGATGGTGGCAGACGTCCATGCCCCTGTTTGCGCGGGCGGCAGCCGCGGTGCTGCTCGTCGCCGGCGGTGCGGCGCTCGCGAACGTGGAAGTGCGCTACGACAAGGACGGCTTGGTGGTGAGGACCGGCTGGCAGCACCCAGGCGGCCCGGTGGCTGGCGTGTCGCCGGTGGCTGCGTCCGGCGGAGTGGAA contains:
- a CDS encoding zf-HC2 domain-containing protein, encoding MTDGFSCADKETLVSYVYGECDAATRDQVDAHLAVCPECTDEIRGFGLVRTTLAEWTPPARAVGFRLVRDEAIEAAPASAHVLRPPRWWQTSMPLFARAAAAVLLVAGGAALANVEVRYDKDGLVVRTGWQHPGGPVAGVSPVAASGGVEQAARLPGEATSAGWQTELTALEQRLRNEMRVQIASTRPASSPSMVRAANAGFDEKQFMTRVRALLDESERRQQNEMAYRLSLVAGDQMQRRNEMMMRVQQGIGLDSSRVRPKTTLFDVSLKKQPE
- a CDS encoding RNA polymerase sigma factor; this translates as MAVLVELTDEELVERSVGGDTDSFNQLIKRWERPIFALAYRTIGREDDARDVCQETFLRAFRGLGGFKGQAKFSSWLYRIALNLCRDWMRRERRAPVVATPDGVDLVELAGEGEGVERLDDKVVRLDLSRAVARAMRQLPEDQRTAVLLKEYHGLTFQEIADMLGCPLSTVKTRLYQGLTVLRRELESKGIGSAVLGGAGTVGSRTSGLRQATKRVV